In the genome of Tissierella sp., the window AGTACTTTTCAAATTACTTAATATATAATGTTTTCATCTAATGTCTGGTTTGCCCGACGCGTCTCTTAATCTGCAAATAATCTGTATAAACTTTTATCCCTTTGTCTTTTATATAATCCATCATTAATTTCCTCCTGGTTATTCTCTTATTTAGAGCCCATACAAATGTTATTGAACTATGCCTTTATATACAAGGAAGCCAGCAATGATGAGTACAATGCTTACAAGATATAAAGCTACAGATGTAACTTCATTTCCTAAATATTTACGTAATAATTTTGTGTTAAAAAAATCCCAAAAGAAACTATATTTTTTATATGTTATAAAACTAAGAAAGAAACCAATTAATATTAGTGTTATGCCACCTCTAACATTATCCATATTAATCCTCCTAATCTCATTTTGGTTTTATTATATATCTATTTAGATAATTATCTCATAGAAGACTTTGATTTTTACTTATTTGTCTACATTATCTGGTTAATTTATTGTTTCTGCTGCTCCTGTATCTCTTACAATATTATTGCCCTCTTTACAGGAACAATATAATTATACCTTTCCCTTAAAGAAACACATATAGGTATCATAGCCTTTATATCCAACTAAAGCAGCACTTTCACTTTCTAAGCCTTCAGGTACGAAATTGAAAATTTTTGTTAAGTTTTCATCCATCCAACTTTTGGTGCTAATATAAAACAGTTCAGCCAACACTTGTTTGTTCTTGTAAGGATCTAGAACCTTACAACCGTATATCTCACCTGAATCTTCTGTTTGCTTCATGGTAAATATACTACCTATAATTTTGTTGTTTTCTAATGCAATATGAACCTTCCACCTATCCATAACTCCATAAATACGATCTGAAAGCCAATAATAATCATGATACTGATTGTCATGAAAGTCCTTATAATCTTCCATTCGCTCTTCACTTAGAAGTTGTATGTTAAACTGAGGTTCAATCGGTACTAATGCATCTTTCGTAACTGACATTTGAATTGTATCATCAGTACATAAAAAGCCGCGAGATTTAAAAAATTCTTGTGAAAGCACATTTGGTTTTGTAGTTCCAATATAGCATTTAAAGCCCTTGAAGTTAGATTCTATATAATCCATCAACTCTGATGCAATTTTTCTGTATTTATGGGATTTATGAATATAAGGACCTTGTACATTAAGAGATTGATCATTTTCATCTACAAGTATTAAAGCCACTCCTTCAAGATTATCTTCTTCCCAAACCCCTAATAGATGACTGCTTTTATACTGCAAACATTTTGAAAGATGAGTTTCAATATCTTTTGCATCTTGATATGGAGGGGTAGTCCTTTTATTTTCATCTTGATATACATCCCAGATATACTCTGAAATAACATGAATATCATCTATCATTATTCTTTTAATCATTTACTTCCTTCCTTCCTTCCATTAATCTATTCTTACTATACCAATAATATTTTGTTGAGATTTCACAAACTAAATCACTATGTCTTATAAAATCTCTATGCTCACGACATCGATGAAACGGACCTAAAAGCTAGACCACCTTGGGAGTGCTCGCACCCGGAGAAGTGATGTAGTCTGACTTGCTCCTTGAATGTTCCCACTAAGACCCTTGAATGAACATGTTGTTATGTGTAGGACTAGTGTAAGCTACTGGGCTATCCATCATAATTTAATTTTATCATTTTAGCAACTTCATATTATACTTATAATAAATACTAGAATTCGAATGTTGATTGCCCAATGTCATTAACAAAAATATCAATCTTATCACCATTACTTAAATTTGGTTTATCCCATAACAAGTAACTTTTACTATGGTAATTTTTGTCTTTATATGTATAGGTATAGTAAACTATGAACGGTGGTTTTTTACCAAACTGTGTCCCTTTTTGTAAAGATATTCTTTCTACTGTACCAACAATTTTAGTTCCAGTTGAAATTAATTCACTATGTAACTTTGCTTGTTTATAGTTAAAAATTCTGAATACTGCTTGTATAACACAAAAAGTTGTTCCCAAAAAACAAAATATTTGTCCTAACAAAATCTGGTCTTGCACAAGTGAATGCGCTGTGGGTTTTATAATATTTGCAAAGCTTAAACAACCAAAGATAATAAATGCCAATCCTAAACACAAAAATATAAATGCTAATAAGTCACTCTTATATTTAGGCTTCTTCATAAATACACCTCTTTCTGTTATATAAATAATCTTTGCTAACTTAATAGCAATTTTTAATACTCTAAACTATATTTAATCTAGTAAAGCTTTATATTCATCTAAATCATCAAATTTATCCCCAAAACTAAAGAGTGTATCATTATTACTAACATTTTTCATGTTAATTGGTTTCCCATCATTTAGCTTACTAATAGCTATCTCAAAAAAATTATCATCGTTTAATTCTACTTCAAAATTTTGCCTGTTACTTTTTATTCTATATAAATTTGCATTAACTTTTTCATAAGTTCCTTTGTCAACCTCTCTATTATCAATCCATTCAATAAAACTATTATCTTCTTCTCGAATTTGTATTTGAATAATATGATTCCCAATCATTTCACTTTGATAAAATCCTTTTAAATGTGGATCTTCCTTAGATAACAATTTCCACAATATCAAAATAATTACCATAAATAAAATAAGAAATTTTAACCTTTTCACAACTTTCCCCCTTGATTTTTCCTTGAATACTGCTACTGCTATATCGCAACATTTTTCAAAATATCCATATGCAGTTCCTCAATATATGTCTCTCTTTTCAACCTTTTTTCAACAAGACTGTAAAAACTTGAACGCTAGCACGAACGATCATGCTTTGTTAGAGGATACCTTGACCACTTAAATCTTATGTTACTCATCAAAAATATATTATTAAAGATATTTCTTAAACCAATCTACTGTCAAATTAACCAATGTATCAAGATGATTAAGAAAACTATGGTCTGCTCCATTAATAACTTCTATTTGAGAATCTATTGAGAGTAAATCAATTGCTTCTTTTGATCTTTCATAAAGTAAAATTTCTTCTTCATCATTATCTCCATGAATTAGTAATACTGGACATTTGACTTTTCTCAATAATTCATTTTGATTAATTAGTTCAAATCCTTCTAATATTTTTCTATCTATTATTATCGTCTCTCTTTCTTCTCCAGAAATATTTTCTGTTATATATCCTTTGTCCTTCAATTCTTCCATTTGTTCTTTTGTAAAAAACTCATTCCAGTTATATTTCATAGAACCAGTTAAAGCTCCTGATAAAACCATTGTTATTATTTCAGGAGTATAGCTTTTCAAGCAAATTAGAGTTCCAAGACTGTATCCATATAATGCAATTTTTTCATACCCTTTTGATTTTATATATAAAATAGCAGATTTTAAATCATCTACTTCTTTTTCAATAGTCAAACTATCATTATCACTTTCTCCACAACCACTAAAGTCAAAAGCTAAAGCACTAAAACCACATTCGTTAAAAGCTATGGCAAGCTTTTCAAAACGCCCTCTTGAATACTTATTCGACATAAATCCATGGCACATTATGATTATATGTTTTGAATTGGATTGATATAGATTTCCAACTAATTTTAAGTTTCTTGAATTTCTAAATACTACTTGTTCCATGCTTTTTCCTCCTGAAAATCTGTTCTGATATTAAGGTGTCTTGTAATGTTCCTGCTTACTGATGTCCCTAAGCTTTAAGCTCTCAATTATTACTTACTAAAAAATACATAGTTTCAATTCTTGTCCCAAGTATTTAGAGCATACTACTAAACCCCATTTTTTGGCACTATACTATATGAATAATTTCTTTACTAAACTCTTCTACAATCGAACCATCATCAATTTCAAATACCTTACACGATATAAACCCATTTTTCACCAATATCTGTTTCGATGCTAAATTATTAGGATCTGTTATTGCAATCACTTTTTTTATCGTCTTTATCTTTTCAGCCTTTTTAAGTAACTCATATATAATTTTGCTTCCGTATCCTTGGCCCCAGTACTCTGGGAGTATCATATATTCAATTTCTGATTCTGTTAACTCGTTATTTATTGTTATCGAACCTAATCCAATAAAAATGTTTTTATTCTTATTAAAAACCTTGAAATATCCAAAGTCTTCATGCTTCACATTGTTTTTCAATATTCCTTTATAAGTTAAATTTGCTTCCTCTAATGAAAATACCCTTCCATAATTCATCACCATTACTTTTTCATTTAAAACTAACTGTAAATAATATTCAAAATCAGCTTCAGAAAGATACTTTTCAAAGTATATCCCATTATGCATTTTCTCTCCCCCTTTGCCTATGAAAAATCGTCTATCAATTATACTTAATAAGTTTTAAATCAACAATTTAATTTTTACTAACTTTTGGATATCAATTAATGTTCCGTATTTGCGATATCCCTGAACGGGACCAATGCATTACCCCATATTGGGGCTCTGCTCCAGGTGAAGGGATATGGTGCACAATGCCCTAAGATTACGCCCGAGTGCACCCTTGCGCAAATATATTGTTAGGTGAAGTGTCTCTACTGTTTCACATGTGAAGCATATCATTTAATAATTAGTTTTCTAGCATCTTGTGCTTGTACAACTTTAAATCCTATGTTTTCATATAGCTTTAGTGCTTTTTCATTACTAGCTAATGTATTCAAATTCACACTTGTTGGATTCTGTTCTAAACCTCTATTTATTGTAAATTCTAAAATTTTCTTACCATAACCTTTGCCTTGGTACCTGATACTAACAAATAATAAATCAATCTCAGCATTTTTAACCATTGAGGCTCCTACAATTTCATTGTTTTCAAAAAATAGATAAATATTGTCTTTTTCTTGAAGTGTTGCTCTTCTATTATTTTCAATCGCCTCTTTACTCGCACTTAGATACCAATTATATGGTTTAATATCATTTTCCCTTCTTAATACTGAGAAGGATTCACTTTCAAGCCTTATCTTATCCTCGTAATACTTGTCTTCATATTTTACTGCACGAATATCAGGTTCATTAAATCCATCTCCCTTATATTCAAAACGATATACAGAATACCAATATTCAAATCCAATTTCATCAAATAACTGTTGCCAATTTATGTTATCTTTCACATGAAAAACTTTAATAGAATTTATAGATCTCTCTGTAAAAAGTTTTTTAGCTCCTTCCCATAGTTTTAAGCCCACAGGTCTTATTAGTTCATTAGATATAACGCCCATTTCCATATAGCAATAACTACCATCCAAAACTAAATGCATAAACCCTTGAATTCCATTATTATCATATACCAAGATTTTAGATGCAGATTTTAAAGCTTCAATTTCTTCAGGCATTGCCTTGTATTCTAATGTATATATCCTAATTATTTCATCAATCTCAGATTGTTCGTAATCTCTAATCATACTTATTCCCCTTTTTCTTTAATTAACTTTAATTTGAATAATGTATAGCAAGTTTCCTACCAATCACTACCATATACTATTCAACAAAACTTTCCAAATTCCTTCTTTTTTTAGCCAATATTTTTAAATAACTTATTTCCTTATTAAAATAAAAAAGAAGCTATCAATTTTAGCTTCCTTAGTCCCTATTATTGTTAATTATTTATCCTCTATTTCACTTGCACCATCTATAATTTTAACGCAATTATTTTTTAAACTAGGAATATCATACTTAACGGCTTCCCAAACTACCATCTTATCGATATTACCATATTTATGGGCCATTATATTTCTCATCCCTTTGATATTTCTCCAAGGGATATTGTTATGAACATCCATAAACTCCTCACTTAACGAACCAGTTAATTCACCAATTTGAAGAATACACATTGAAACTGCATTTCTGTAAATATTATTAAGTTTAAATTTATCAAGGTCATCCCCAAAATATTTTACAGTCTCATTTATCTCATTACAATATTCTATTATTCTCTTTATTATATTTATGTCCCTATTTCTAATGTCCATAGACAACTATCTCCTCCTTGCTAATTAGTTCAAGGAAACTACTATCAAGGCTATCGGTTGTTACAACATCAACTTTCTTATTTAAGGCATCTTCTAACTCCAAATAAAATCCAGATAACTGAAATAAGCCTTTAATTTCACCCCTATCAATTCTCAAATCAATATCGCTCTTAGGACTAGCATCTCCTCTAGCATAAGAACCAAATAAATATACTCTTTCAACGCCATATTCAATTGCAAGCTTATTCACCACTTTTTTTATATCTTCAATCTCTAATACTCTGTTTCCCATAATATCACTCCAATATTGATATTAGTTTCTTTATCTTAATTATACCAAAGATATTAAA includes:
- a CDS encoding GNAT family N-acetyltransferase; amino-acid sequence: MIKRIMIDDIHVISEYIWDVYQDENKRTTPPYQDAKDIETHLSKCLQYKSSHLLGVWEEDNLEGVALILVDENDQSLNVQGPYIHKSHKYRKIASELMDYIESNFKGFKCYIGTTKPNVLSQEFFKSRGFLCTDDTIQMSVTKDALVPIEPQFNIQLLSEERMEDYKDFHDNQYHDYYWLSDRIYGVMDRWKVHIALENNKIIGSIFTMKQTEDSGEIYGCKVLDPYKNKQVLAELFYISTKSWMDENLTKIFNFVPEGLESESAALVGYKGYDTYMCFFKGKV
- a CDS encoding GNAT family N-acetyltransferase → MHNGIYFEKYLSEADFEYYLQLVLNEKVMVMNYGRVFSLEEANLTYKGILKNNVKHEDFGYFKVFNKNKNIFIGLGSITINNELTESEIEYMILPEYWGQGYGSKIIYELLKKAEKIKTIKKVIAITDPNNLASKQILVKNGFISCKVFEIDDGSIVEEFSKEIIHIV
- a CDS encoding alpha/beta fold hydrolase, which gives rise to MEQVVFRNSRNLKLVGNLYQSNSKHIIIMCHGFMSNKYSRGRFEKLAIAFNECGFSALAFDFSGCGESDNDSLTIEKEVDDLKSAILYIKSKGYEKIALYGYSLGTLICLKSYTPEIITMVLSGALTGSMKYNWNEFFTKEQMEELKDKGYITENISGEERETIIIDRKILEGFELINQNELLRKVKCPVLLIHGDNDEEEILLYERSKEAIDLLSIDSQIEVINGADHSFLNHLDTLVNLTVDWFKKYL
- a CDS encoding GNAT family N-acetyltransferase, whose protein sequence is MIRDYEQSEIDEIIRIYTLEYKAMPEEIEALKSASKILVYDNNGIQGFMHLVLDGSYCYMEMGVISNELIRPVGLKLWEGAKKLFTERSINSIKVFHVKDNINWQQLFDEIGFEYWYSVYRFEYKGDGFNEPDIRAVKYEDKYYEDKIRLESESFSVLRRENDIKPYNWYLSASKEAIENNRRATLQEKDNIYLFFENNEIVGASMVKNAEIDLLFVSIRYQGKGYGKKILEFTINRGLEQNPTSVNLNTLASNEKALKLYENIGFKVVQAQDARKLIIK
- a CDS encoding nucleotidyltransferase domain-containing protein, which produces MGNRVLEIEDIKKVVNKLAIEYGVERVYLFGSYARGDASPKSDIDLRIDRGEIKGLFQLSGFYLELEDALNKKVDVVTTDSLDSSFLELISKEEIVVYGH
- a CDS encoding HepT-like ribonuclease domain-containing protein, with the translated sequence MDIRNRDINIIKRIIEYCNEINETVKYFGDDLDKFKLNNIYRNAVSMCILQIGELTGSLSEEFMDVHNNIPWRNIKGMRNIMAHKYGNIDKMVVWEAVKYDIPSLKNNCVKIIDGASEIEDK